Sequence from the Bacteroidota bacterium genome:
CGGACAACTGTATGGCATGCAAAAAATAAAAGGATTTTGTCATTTATACATAGGGCAGGAAGCAGTAGTAGCAGGCGCTATGAGTGCCTGTAAGCACAGCGACCCTTGGATTACCGCCTACCGCGATCACACGCATGCGTTAGGTAAAGGAACAAGTGCACGTGCTGTTATGGCCGAGTTGTATGCCAAAGCTACCGGATGTAGTAAAGGCAAAGGTGGTAGTATGCATATGTTTGATGCAGCCAATTATTTTTATGGAGGGCATGGTATAGTTGGCGGTCAAATTCCGCTAGGTGCAGGCATTGCTTTCGGAGAAAAATATCGGGGTACTGATAATGTATGTTTATGCAGCATGGGCGATGGAGCTACCCGTCAGGGTGCCTTGCACGAAGCCTTTAACATGGCCATGACCTGGAAATTACCGGTAATATTTATTATTGAGAATAACATGTATGCCATGGGAACTTCAGTATCGCGAACCAGCAATGTAACCGATTTGCAAAAATTGGGATTAAGCTACGATATGCCTAGTGCAAGTGTTGATGGGATGACAGTAGAAGCAGTACATACAGCATTGGCAACTGCCTTAGCGCATTGCCGTGCTGGTCATAGCCCCTACTTGCTTGAAATGGAAACATATCGTTACAAGGGACACAGCATGAGCGACCCGGCAAAGTATCGTACAAAAGAAGAAGTAGAATCCTTTAAATCGCAAGATCCGATAGAAAAGGTTTTGCAAACCATCGTGTCGCAAAAATATGCTACGCAGGAACAACTTGATGGCATACTAAGAAAAGTAAATGAAGTGGTAGAAGACAGTGTGAATTTTGCCGAAGAATCGCCCTATCCTACTCCAGATGAATTATACAAGGACGTTTATGTTCAGCATGACTATCCTTATATAATGGTATAAAATTTAGTTTTAAAAAAAAGATTCGGATTGCAGGAATTATGAAGTGACACATTTGAATTTGCTTTGGCCAATAATGTTAAAAGCTCAGCATATCATATGACTAACTAAAATTCAAACATCCTTTAAAAACCTGTTCAACTTAAAATATCTAACAAGAATAAAAACAAAAAACTGATATGGCTGAATTAGTGCGTATGCCAAAAATGAGCGACACCATGACTGAAGGTGTTGTAGCGAAATGGCACAAAAAAATTGGCGACACCATAAAGTCAGGTGAACTTGTTGCTGAAATAGAAACAGACAAAGCCACAATGGAATTTGAATCTTACCAATCGGGCACGCTTTTGTATATGGGTGTGCAGGAAGGTAAATCAATTCCGGTAAATGCTGTACTTGCTATATTAGGAGCACCAGGCGAAGACTATAAAGCATTGCTTGATGCCGAAGCAACCGCTGCACCGGCAGCACCAAAGGAAGAACCCAAAAAAGAAGCTATAAAAACCGAAGCGCCCAAACCTACACCTGTTGCGCAACCCGCACCAGCAAACATTGTTGCAAAAGTTGCAGAGCCGGTTAGCACAAGCAATGGGGATAATCGCATTAAGGCATCGCCATTAGCGAAACGATTGGCCAACGAAAAAGGAATAAGCATAGATAAACTAAAGGGCACTGGAGATGGTGGCCGTGTGGTTAAACGTGATATAGACTGGTACAAGCCATTGCAGGTGGTTTCTACATCATATACAGGCACGGTAACAAAAGAAAGTTACGAGGAAGTTACAGTAAGTCAAATGCGCAAAACTATTGCCAGAAGGCTTAGTGATAGCAAATTTACTTCTCCTCACTTTTATCTTACCATGGATATTGTAATGGATGAAGCCATAAAAACACGCACTACCTTACTTGACATTATGGGCCAAAAAGTGTCATTTAACGATATGATTATACGGGCCTGTGCTTTAGCGTTAAGACAACATCCCAAAGTAAATAGTTCATGGCTTGGCGACACTATACGCATCAATCATCATATACACATTGGGGTTGCGGTTGCGGTTGATGAGGGCTTGCTAGTGCCGGTAGTTCGTTTTGCCGATAGCAAAACATTACCTCAGATAAATGCTGAAGTAAAAGATTTTGCACAACGTGCAAAAGACAAGAAACTTCAACCTGCAGATTGGGAGGGCAACACGTTTACAATTTCCAACCTTGGCATGTTTGATATTGAAGAATTTACAGCTATAATTAATCCGCCTGATGCATGCATACTAGCAATAGGTGCCATAAAGCAGCAACCAATTGTAAAAGAAAATACAGTTGTTGCCGGCAATGTGATGCGTGTAACATTAAGTTGCGACCATCGTGCTGTAGATGGTGTTGTGGGGAGTAAGTTCCTTCAAACGTTAAAAGGCATACTAGAAAATCCGGTATTACTTTTTATGTAATTAACCAGTTCGCCTTTTCGCTATGATTCACATTATTGATTTTGGAAGTAAAAAAACTCCTCAAATAAAAGAATGTGTAGAGCAAACCGAAATCTGTACCGTATTTCATGCACATGAATATTCCGAAACGAACGTTTCGGATGCAGACGCACTTATACTTAGTGGCTCACCTATTCTGCTTACAGAATATAACTACTGGCCCTTACTCTCCCAATTCAATTTTATTAAGGACCTCAATATTCCCGTGCTTGGTATTTGTTTTGGCCATCAATTGCTTGGACTGCTTTACGGAGCAACTATTTATAGAGGTGCAGCCATCCGTAAACCTGTATCAATTACACTTTTAGGAAACTCTGCACTTTTTACAGGCTTCGAAAAACAATTTACAATGAGCGAAGACCATACGGAAGGAATTACGCTGCCTCAAGATTTTACTCACACCGCCTTATCTGAGCATTATCAAATTGAAGGAATGCAAAATAATTTTAAACAAATGTTTGGAGTACAGTTTCATCCGGAGGTATCGGGCATACAAGGACAAAAATTGATTGATAATTTTATTTCAATTGTAAATGAAAAAAAATAAAGCAATTGATTTTTTTTAAAATTAAATACATTTGCAAGGCAATACAGGAGTGTAATGCAGACCTCACATGCAATAGGCATCCGGGAATTTTAAATTGACAAGCACAAAACTCCGGCTCAGGCTTTAATTTGAATACCATAGTATTCATTATCCTTAAAATCTGACTCGGGGTGTAGCGCAGTCCGGTAGCGCGTTTGCATGGGGTGCAAGAGGTCGCTGGTTCGAATCCAGTCACTCCGACATTGTTGTAATCCTTCGCTTTGCTGCGAAGGATTTTTTATTAAAACCCATTTACAAGTGTGCTTTAAATATTACTTATAATTGCATCCGCAAAATTAAATGAAGCCTTCTATGCATAAATATATTAAGTATGCCCTACTCTTTCCTATGTTGTTTGTTCCTTTCTTGCTTTTTGGACAAACTCATGCCGCCCTGAATGTGGCAGGCATACCTATCGAGTTTATCATTTTTGCATTGATGCTTTTAGGCATTGCTCTTTTTCATCAGTATACACTGCAAGTTGCACTTGCGGGTTTAATAGTATTACTGATATATAAGGTAGGATACCAACACTTTCCCATTATACAACATATAACAGGGTCGCACGATCCGGAAATTATTAAGCAATTACATGGCCATGCAGATGGAGAATGGAAAATACTGGTTAACCTTTTAGGCCTTCTTGTTGGCTTTGAACTTTTGGCAAGTCATTTTAAACATAGTGGAATTCCTGAAAGACTCCCTCATTTTTTGCCTGATGATTGGCGTGGTGGATTTTACTTGCTGATACTGGTGGCTATACTTTCATCTTTTCTTGACAATATAGCTGCTGCCATGATTGGCGGCACAATAGCCAACTATGTATTTAAGCATAAGTTACACATAGGTTATATTGCTGCATTGGTTGCAGCATCCAATGCAGGTGGAGCGGGCAGTGTAGTTGGAGATACTACCACTACCATGATGTGGATTGCAGGGGTGGATGCTCTGCATGTGCTAGAGGCATCTATTGCTTCGGCAGTGGCAGTTTTAGTTAGTGGCTATTTCGCATCGAAACAGCAATTCAAATTTCAACCTATTAAAAAGAAGGGCCTTCGACTGTAAAAATTCATGTATTGAGTCTTTTTGCTGTATTCCTAATTTTGCTTGGAGCCATTTTTACAAATATTTACCTTGACTTTCCGGCACTTGGGGTATGGGTTGCTATCATCATCTCCTCATTTTTTACAAAAACCGCATGGAAAGAAATTCCTACAGCACTAAAAGGGTCTTTGTTTTTGCTTTCGCTTGTTTTATGCGCCTCCCTGATGCCGGTCGAAAATCTTCCCTCACCATCGATTTACAGTACCTTCGGGATAGGAATTCTATCATCTGTATTTGACAATATTCCACTTACTAAACTTGCTATTGATCAGGGGGGGTACGACTGGGGCATACTTGCATTTGCAGTGGGTTATGGAGGAAGTATGGTCTGGTTTGGCTCATCGGCAGGTGTTGCTATAACTAATTTATTCCCACAGGGAAGATCAGTATTTGAATGGATAAAAAATGGATGGCATGTTGCCCTTGGTTATGTACTTGGTTTTATTACCTTATACTTAATTATGGGCTGGCATCCACAACCACTATAGCATTCTAACCTTTTTTGTTAACCATATTTTTTTCAAACAGTGTTAGGTTTACAACTTACCAAAAAAATAACTGCCACTACCACAACCTAGTATGGTTTTTGTTGAATGCAAAGCGGTTGAAAAACAATCTATAATACTTTGCGTTACGCAATAAAGTATATTATCTTCGCGCTCCGAAAATCGGCTGGCCGTCAAAGAAAATTTTAAGTGATAAAAACAGAATGAGACAACTAAAAATAACTAAATCCATTACCAATCGCGAAAGCCAATCTCTTGAAAAATATCTTCAGGAAATTGGGCGTGAGGAACTTATTACAGCAGAAGAAGAAGTTCGCCTGGCAAGAAGAATACGCGAGGGAGATCAGGTAGCCCTCGACAGGCTTACTAAAGCCAATCTCCGTTTCGTAGTATCCGTAGCTAAGCAGTATCAAAATCAGGGATTAAGTCTTCCAGATTTGATAAACGAAGGAAACCTTGGTTTGATAAAGGCCGCAAAGCGTTTTGATGAAACCCGTGGATTTAAATTTATCTCCTATGCTGTATGGTGGATTCGTCAGTCTATTCTTCAAGCATTGGCCGAGCAATCGCGTATTGTTCGCTTACCGCTTAATCAGGTTGGATCATTAAATAAAATTTCGAAAGCATATTCACGTCTTGAGCAGGAATTTGAACGTGAACCATCAGCCGATGAATTAGCCAAAGTATTAGAGTTGCCAATCGAAAAGATTGCTGATACCATGAAGGTTTCAGGAAAGCACGTATCAATGGATGCCCCTTTTGTGCAAGGTGAAGACAATAGTTTGATAGATGTTTTGGAAAATGTTGATAGCCCTCGTGCCGATAATTTCCTGATGAACGAATCGCTTCAAAAAGAAATTGATCGCTCCTTAAGCACCCTTACCGAGCGTGAGCGCGAGGTAATTAAGTTATTTTTTGGCATCGGCATGAATCATGGATTGACACTAGAAGAAATAGGTGCTAAATTTGATCTTACCCGCGAACGTGTTCGTCAGATAAAGGAAAAGGCAATTCGCAGACTGCGTCATAAATCGCGTAGCAAACTCTTAAAAGCCTATTTAGGATAAATAATCAGCCCGTTATATTGCGGGCTTCTTTTTTTGCTTTTGCATTTTGCAAAAGCGCAAAGCTTCAACTCGTCAGACCGTAAATCTTACGATAAAATCAGGCAAATACAGCATCACCCTAATTACTTGAAGCTATATTTGCAATCACTTTAATTTATTTTAAAACCAGAACAAAATTAAATAACAAAATGAGTGAAATGTTAGCCGATAACTCTGCAGCAGGATACGAAAATGAGCTGCATCAATGGATTAAAATTGAAAAAGCTACAGCAGAATTAATTTTACACAGCTCAAACCTTTGGTATGATAAAAGTGTTGAACTTATCATATTCCGCAATCAGATGGTTGATCGCAGTGTAAGCGAAATCATTGCATTACATCAATATGCCAAGGATTTTGTAAAAAAGCCTATTTCAGTATACGATACGCTTGAAGTAACTAAGGCTTTGACAGAACTTGATTTGGCTCCTTCTAGAATAGATATCGGGAAATTATGTAGCGAGTGGCTCAATGAAAAAAGCGAGCATAAGTCTGCAACAGATTTTGTAGGGACAAAACTTAAAGATTTTATTGGAAAAGATAAGCGCGCCTTAGTGCCAAAGGATGTTGTATTGTATGGCTTTGGCCGGATTGGACGATTAGTGGCACGCGAACTTGTAGTGCAGGCAGGCAAAGGTGAGCAGTTGCGATTAAGAGCCATAGTAACACGAGACAAAACCGATGAAGATATTATTAAACGTGCCGATTTGCTCCGTAGCGATTCAGTGCATGGTCCATTTCCCGGTACCGTGATTGTTGATTTAGAGAACAAAGCCTTAATAATTAATGGGCATCGCGTACATATGATTAGTGCTAAGAGTCCGGAAGAAATTGATTATTCAACATATGGAATTAACAATTCGCTACTAATAGATAATACCGGAATTGCACGCGACCGCGAAGGATTATCAAAGCATCTCAAGGCTAAAGGTGTTTCGCAAGTATTATTAACAGCTCCAGCCAAGGGCGACATTCCAAATGTAGTATATGGTGTAAATCAGGAAATGTGTGCAAAAGACGAAACCATTTTCTCAGCGGCTTCTTGTACCACTAATGCTATAGTTCCTGTATTGGCAGTTATTGACAAAGAAATTGGAATAGAAAAAGGTCATATTGAGACAATCCATTCCTACACAAACGATCAGAATTTATTAGATAACTATCATAGCAAATATCGCAGAGGCCGCAGTGCCCCACTTAATATGGTTATTACCGAAACAGGTGCAGATAAAGCCGTTTCTAAGGCCTTGCCGCAGCTTGCAGGAAAAATAACAGGTAACGCAGTGCGAGTGCCAACTCCCAATGTGTCATTGGCTATATTAAACCTTTCTCTTAATAAGGTGATGACCAAAGATGACATTAATGCCATATTACTTAAAGGCGCGTTAGAAGGCAATTTAGTAGAGCAAATTCAATACTCTCAGTCAAATGAGCTTGTATCGAGCGATTTGGTTGGTTGCCCTGCATCTAGCATCGTTGACAGCCCCGCTACAATCGTTAGCAAAGATGGCAAAAGCTGCTCGTTGTATGTTTGGTATGATAACGAGTATGGTTACAGCCGTCAGTGTTTGCGATTTAGCAAATACATAAGCAATGTAATCAGACTTACTTATTATTAAAAAGCAAAGCAATAGCTGATTTTAAAAATAATGGGTAGCAGCCTAATAGCCAATCTCTTCTTTATTATTAAAAAAGGATGGTCATTCAAAATACATTAAGGTATCTATCAAATAAATTAATTTCTTATCTTGTAAAAAAAAAAAAGCAAATGCTAAAAAATCAAATTCAAATCCTGTTCATTGCCATATTAAGTATTTCAATTTTATATGCATGTAATGGCAAGAAGAAAACAGTTGAAACTTCAACTGCTGTTAAACAAGAAGTTACTGAAACAAAACCTGCAAAAATAATGAACGATACTGCCGCTGCTAACGCAGATGAGATTTACCCTTTAATTGTTTCTTTTATCAGCATAGGTGAAGGTACTGATGCTAATGCGGTTATGACCATGGAAAACATGTTAACCAAATACCGCAGCCAACTGGGAAAATCAATTCCGTACATAGCTGTTCCATGGGGACGCGAAGGCGAAGTAGATTACCTCTTCCGTTTATCCGAAATGACTAAGGAAGAACAAAGTTCAATGGCTGCTATGATGAAGGATTCCTTTGCCGGAAATAAACTGGTTCAGATTTCTGAAAATGCAAAGTGTCTTCACATCCGGAGGTAACCAAAAAAGAACATAATGCGCTATTTTTAAAGGTGAATTTGTTGAATAGTAGTAAAAAATCGCTGTTCCCCTTTATTAATTGAACCGTTATATTTGCGCCCAAAATAA
This genomic interval carries:
- the pdhA gene encoding pyruvate dehydrogenase (acetyl-transferring) E1 component subunit alpha; translated protein: MSEIKAKTAKQNTSTKKGDDTIFTKEQYLQWYEDMLLMRRFEERAGQLYGMQKIKGFCHLYIGQEAVVAGAMSACKHSDPWITAYRDHTHALGKGTSARAVMAELYAKATGCSKGKGGSMHMFDAANYFYGGHGIVGGQIPLGAGIAFGEKYRGTDNVCLCSMGDGATRQGALHEAFNMAMTWKLPVIFIIENNMYAMGTSVSRTSNVTDLQKLGLSYDMPSASVDGMTVEAVHTALATALAHCRAGHSPYLLEMETYRYKGHSMSDPAKYRTKEEVESFKSQDPIEKVLQTIVSQKYATQEQLDGILRKVNEVVEDSVNFAEESPYPTPDELYKDVYVQHDYPYIMV
- a CDS encoding pyruvate dehydrogenase complex dihydrolipoamide acetyltransferase; translated protein: MAELVRMPKMSDTMTEGVVAKWHKKIGDTIKSGELVAEIETDKATMEFESYQSGTLLYMGVQEGKSIPVNAVLAILGAPGEDYKALLDAEATAAPAAPKEEPKKEAIKTEAPKPTPVAQPAPANIVAKVAEPVSTSNGDNRIKASPLAKRLANEKGISIDKLKGTGDGGRVVKRDIDWYKPLQVVSTSYTGTVTKESYEEVTVSQMRKTIARRLSDSKFTSPHFYLTMDIVMDEAIKTRTTLLDIMGQKVSFNDMIIRACALALRQHPKVNSSWLGDTIRINHHIHIGVAVAVDEGLLVPVVRFADSKTLPQINAEVKDFAQRAKDKKLQPADWEGNTFTISNLGMFDIEEFTAIINPPDACILAIGAIKQQPIVKENTVVAGNVMRVTLSCDHRAVDGVVGSKFLQTLKGILENPVLLFM
- a CDS encoding gamma-glutamyl-gamma-aminobutyrate hydrolase family protein (Members of this family of hydrolases with an active site Cys residue belong to MEROPS family C26.): MIHIIDFGSKKTPQIKECVEQTEICTVFHAHEYSETNVSDADALILSGSPILLTEYNYWPLLSQFNFIKDLNIPVLGICFGHQLLGLLYGATIYRGAAIRKPVSITLLGNSALFTGFEKQFTMSEDHTEGITLPQDFTHTALSEHYQIEGMQNNFKQMFGVQFHPEVSGIQGQKLIDNFISIVNEKK
- a CDS encoding RNA polymerase sigma factor RpoD/SigA; amino-acid sequence: MRQLKITKSITNRESQSLEKYLQEIGREELITAEEEVRLARRIREGDQVALDRLTKANLRFVVSVAKQYQNQGLSLPDLINEGNLGLIKAAKRFDETRGFKFISYAVWWIRQSILQALAEQSRIVRLPLNQVGSLNKISKAYSRLEQEFEREPSADELAKVLELPIEKIADTMKVSGKHVSMDAPFVQGEDNSLIDVLENVDSPRADNFLMNESLQKEIDRSLSTLTEREREVIKLFFGIGMNHGLTLEEIGAKFDLTRERVRQIKEKAIRRLRHKSRSKLLKAYLG
- a CDS encoding glyceraldehyde-3-phosphate dehydrogenase, which encodes MLADNSAAGYENELHQWIKIEKATAELILHSSNLWYDKSVELIIFRNQMVDRSVSEIIALHQYAKDFVKKPISVYDTLEVTKALTELDLAPSRIDIGKLCSEWLNEKSEHKSATDFVGTKLKDFIGKDKRALVPKDVVLYGFGRIGRLVARELVVQAGKGEQLRLRAIVTRDKTDEDIIKRADLLRSDSVHGPFPGTVIVDLENKALIINGHRVHMISAKSPEEIDYSTYGINNSLLIDNTGIARDREGLSKHLKAKGVSQVLLTAPAKGDIPNVVYGVNQEMCAKDETIFSAASCTTNAIVPVLAVIDKEIGIEKGHIETIHSYTNDQNLLDNYHSKYRRGRSAPLNMVITETGADKAVSKALPQLAGKITGNAVRVPTPNVSLAILNLSLNKVMTKDDINAILLKGALEGNLVEQIQYSQSNELVSSDLVGCPASSIVDSPATIVSKDGKSCSLYVWYDNEYGYSRQCLRFSKYISNVIRLTYY